CGGCCTTCTCGCGCGCCAGCACCGCCGGATCGACCGAGGTGATGTCGAGCGATTGCGGGTTCGCGGCGGCGATGTGCATGGCGATTTGCTTGCCCAGCGCCGTCAGCTTCTCCTTGTCGCCCGTGCTTTCCAACGCGACGAGCACGCCGATCTTGCCCAGGCCCGCCGACACCGACGAGTGGACATAGGTCGCGACCACGCCGTCCGACACGCTCAGCGACGCCGTGCGGCGCAGCGACATGTTCTCGCCGATCTTGGCGACGAGTGCGGTCAGCGCGTCGGCCGCGGTGCCGCCCGAGGGCAGCGCCGCGGTCTTCAGTTTTTCGACGTCGCCGCCGGCCGACAGCGCCGCCGTGGCGGCTTCGCGCACGAAGGCCTGGAACGCATCGTTGCGCGCGACGAAGTCGGTTTCCGAGTTGACCTCGAGCACCGCGCCCGTCTTGCCGTTCGACGCGACGCCGATCAGGCCTTCGGCCGCGATGCGGCCGGCCTTCTTGGCGGCCGCGGCGAGGCCCTTCTTGCGCAGCCAGTCGACGGCGCCTTCGATGTCGCCGCCGTTTTCGGTCAGCGCACGCTTGCAGTCCATCATGCCGGCACCGCTTTTTTCGCGCAGTTCCTTCACGAGAGCGGCGGTAATCTCGGCCATGTTCGTCCTCTAACGTATTCGATATTGGGAAAGCGG
This genomic interval from Alphaproteobacteria bacterium contains the following:
- a CDS encoding elongation factor Ts, with the protein product MAEITAALVKELREKSGAGMMDCKRALTENGGDIEGAVDWLRKKGLAAAAKKAGRIAAEGLIGVASNGKTGAVLEVNSETDFVARNDAFQAFVREAATAALSAGGDVEKLKTAALPSGGTAADALTALVAKIGENMSLRRTASLSVSDGVVATYVHSSVSAGLGKIGVLVALESTGDKEKLTALGKQIAMHIAAANPQSLDITSVDPAVLAREKAVLAEQAAASGKAPAVVEKMVEGRVRKYYEETVLLEQVYVVDGETRVKDVVAKAGKDLGTAVALKGFVRYGLGEGIEKKSEDFAAEVAAQLKS